Genomic DNA from Desulfuromonas sp. TF:
TGGCGGGCTTTCTGCTGCGCACCATGGGGAGCATCCCGGAGGTGGGCGACAGTTGTCAATCGGACGGGACCCGGTTTATTGTTCGGAAGGTGGAGGACCGCCGGGTGGAGGAAATCGAGATGCTTCTGGCGACACCCCCATCGAAATGACCCCCTTTCCCTGAGGCCTCTTCGGCCCGCCTACCTACCCCCTGTTCCAAGGGGATTTTTTATTCCTCCAAATACCTAAATCCACGTAAAAAAAACGTTAAAACTCCTTGACAAGGCCCAAGTGCGCCGTTATAGTTCCCCAAAAGGTGTAAAAAAGTGTAAATTTGGGCCAAAGAGGGCCTCCATGAACTTCCAAGGTGAGTACAACAATTCAATTGATCCCAAAGGAAGGGCCAGCATCCCGGCGAAATTTCGGGATGTCCTGAGCACTTCCTTTGGCGATGAACGCCTTGTCGTCACTAAAAACCTGGAAAACGGGCTGACCGCCTACCCGCTGTCCAGCTGGAACGAGATCGTGGAGAGGGTGCACCAAAGCGCACCCAGCCCGGAAAAAAACGCCGTCATTCGTCTGATGATCGCCCCCGCTGCGGAATGTACTTTCGACAAGCAGGGAAGGATTCAGATTCCCCACGCCCTGCGTACCTCTGCCGCCCTGGAAAAAGAGATCGTAGTGGTGGGGCTGTTTGAAAAGATCGAGATCTACAGCCAGCTCAAATATGCCGAAGTCACCCGGAAATCCGAGGAACTCCTTCAGACCGCGTCCCAAGCTGTCTCCGAACTGGGATTCTGAACCTTGGAAAAAGCGGAATTCATCCATAGATCCGTGATGCCCGCCGAGGTTATGGCATTTCTCGCCCCTATTCCCGGCGGCCTCTATCTGGACGGGACCGTCGGCGCCGGGGGGCATGCGCGTCTCATCCTCGAAGTTGCGGCCCCGGATGGCCTTCTGATCGGGCTGGACCGGGATCCGGAAGCCCTGGCGAAGGCCGCCGAGGTCCTGACCCCCTTCGGAAGCAGAGCCGTTCTGAGGCATGGAAATTTCTCCGAGGCCGCAGAAATCCTGGCTGAGCTCGGAGTGGACGGGCTGGATGGAATGCTTCTGGACCTGGGGGTTTCTTCATACCAGCTGGATGCGCCCGAACGGGGATTTTCCTTTCGCGTCGATGCACCGCTGGACATGCGGATGGACCCGACCACGGGAATGACGGCGGCGGAGGTGCTCAAGGATGCCGGGGCCGAGGAGTTGGCCCGGATCTTCAGGGAATACGGCGAGGAACGGTATGCCCGCCGGATTGCCCGGCGCATTGTGGATACTCGCCGTGAGCATCCCCTGGAAACCACCCGCCAACTGGCGGACTTCGTGAGGGAGACGGTCCCCGGCGGAATGATTCCCTCGCGGATTCATCCGGCCACCCGGGTCTTTCAGGCTCTAAGAATTCACGTCAATGGAGAGCTGGAGCATGTCTCCCGTGGCGTCTCCCGGGCAATCGATCTATTAAAGCCGGAAGGCAGGCTGGTGGTCATCAGTTTTCATTCCCTGGAGGATCGCATCGTCAAGCGGATTTTTCAGGATGAGGCTGCAGGGTGCATCTGTCCGCCGCGTCTTCCGGTCTGTGTCTGCAACAAGGCTCCGCGAGTCGAACTTCTGACCCGCAGGGTCGTCCGGGCGACGGAGGAAGAGGTGGAAGCCAATCCCCGGGCTCGCAGTGCTGTTCTTCGGGCTGTTCGCCGCTGCCCTTGATATCAAGGAGGATGCCATGTCCGATACTATTTTAAGACCCATTCCCAAGATTAACGGTTTCTCCCTCCAACGCCCCCGTTTATGGTTCCTGTTCACCTTTATCGCCCTCCTGCTGGCGGTCTCTCTCTTTTTCGTCTGGTCCCGCATTCAGGTGGTCAATCTGGCCTATGACATCTCCAGTCTTGAAGGGCGCATGCGCGGCATGCAGCAGGAAACTCAGCGTCTTCGACTGGAGGCGGCCAGCCTGCGAAGCCTGGCTCGTATAGAACGGTTTGCCGTAAGCGAATTGGGGCTGCGCCTGCCTGCTCCCGATCAGGTAGTTATCGTCGACTGATGGATGCCCAGGAGAAATGGGTTCGCTTTCGCATCCGCCTTGTCGGATTCTGTTTCATCGCAGCGTTCGCCCTGATCTCGGTGCGGGCTTTCCAACTCCAGGTTCTCGGTCAGGAAGAGTGGCAGAAGCGGGCCGAACGCCAGCACCAGAAGATCATTCCTCTCACCCCTCAAAGGGGTACCATCTTCGATCGCAACGGCGAGGAACTTGCATTGAGCGTAGAGGTTGATTCCATCTTTGCGGAACCCCGAAAGATGTCGAACTCCGCGGCCGTGGCCGGGCCTCTGGCGGCGGCGCTTTCGCTGCCCCGTTCAGCAATCGAGGCCAAGCTGAATTCGAACCGGGGGTTTGTCTGGGTCAAGCGTCAGGTCCCGCCGAGGGAGAGCGCGAAAGTTCGAGAGCTGAACCTGCCGGGAATCAATTTTGTCAAGGAACATCGCCGGTATTATCCGAATTCGGAGGTCGGGGCCCAGGTTCTCGGCTTTACCGGCCTTGACCCCAAAGGGCTGGAGGGGCTGGAACTCAGGTACGACTCGGTGATGCTGGGCCAGGAAGGTTATCTTGTCACGGAGCGGGATGCGCTTGGGCGGGGGATGGGAGGTGGCGGTCCGGCGATCAAGGGTGGCAGCCGGGGAAGCGATATCCATCTGACCCTGGACAAGAATCTCCAGTATATCGCTGAGAAAGAATTGGCCGCCGGTGTGAACGAGGCGAAGGCGCGGGCAGGAACCGTCGTGGTGATGGAGCCCAGGACGGGTAAAATTCTGGCCATGGCCAGTCAGCCCGACTATAATCCGAACGCCTTTTATAATTACCGTCCCGCCCAGTGGCGCAATCGGGCTCTGTGCGACACCTTCGAGCCGGGTTCAACCATGAAGGTTTTCGTCCTGGCCGCCGCGCTGAACGAGAAAACAATTCGACCCGGCGAGGCGATAGACTGTGAAAAGGGGACGTACGCGGTTGGCGGAAAGGTCATTCACGACCACCACCCCTACGGCAATCTGACAATTGCTGAGGTCCTCAAGTACAGTTCCAACATCGGGGCAGCGAAAGTCGGAAAGTCCCTGGAGCGTGAGCGGCTCTATCGATATCTGACCGATTTTGGTTTCGGGAATCTGTCAGGCCTGGATTTGCCGGGTGAGGTTGAAGGAGTGCTTCGCAAGCCTTCCCGGTGGTTTGAAGTCGATCTTGCCGCCATCTCTTTCGGCCAGGGAATGACGGTCACTCCGATACAGCTCGCCAGTGCCACCGCGGCTATTGCGAACGGAGGCTCCCTTATGGCACCTTATGTGGTGGAGCGAGTCGTCGATAGTTTCGGCGAGACTGCCGAGAGTCGGAAACCCCGGAAGGTGCGCCAGGTCGTCTCCCCGGAAGTTGCCCATCGCATGCGCGAAATGATGGCTATGACCACTGAAGAAGGAGGAACCGGAACTCTTGCCGCCGTTCCGGGATTCAGAGTTGCGGGTAAAACCGGTACGGCCCAGAAGGTCGATCCCGTGACGGGAGGATATTCGGTGGACAAACGGATTTCTTCCTTCGTTGGTTTTGTTCCCGCCGAAGATCCTCGACTGGTTGTTCTCGTAATTATGGATGAACCGTCGGGCAAGACTTATGGAGGACTCGTGGCCGCCCCGGTCTTCTCGCGGATCGCCGACCAGGCCCTGCGTTATCTGAGGGTCGCGCCGACAGAACCCGGAACGCTAAATCCGCTCCCGCTGTACGTGGAGAAAAAAACCGCCTCTTCGCCCAAGGCGGTCGTCGCATTTCAGGGGCAGGAGCCGGAACAGCATGAAGGGGCTCCCCGCATGCCCGACTGCGTCGGCATGAGCAGCCGCCAGGTATTGCAGACGATGGGGCGTACCGGACTCAATATCAAGCTGAAGGGCAATGGTCGGGTGGTGGAGCAGTCGCCACCTGCCGGCAGACCCATAAAATTCGGCGCGGAGGTTTGGGTGAGGCTG
This window encodes:
- a CDS encoding penicillin-binding protein, whose product is MDAQEKWVRFRIRLVGFCFIAAFALISVRAFQLQVLGQEEWQKRAERQHQKIIPLTPQRGTIFDRNGEELALSVEVDSIFAEPRKMSNSAAVAGPLAAALSLPRSAIEAKLNSNRGFVWVKRQVPPRESAKVRELNLPGINFVKEHRRYYPNSEVGAQVLGFTGLDPKGLEGLELRYDSVMLGQEGYLVTERDALGRGMGGGGPAIKGGSRGSDIHLTLDKNLQYIAEKELAAGVNEAKARAGTVVVMEPRTGKILAMASQPDYNPNAFYNYRPAQWRNRALCDTFEPGSTMKVFVLAAALNEKTIRPGEAIDCEKGTYAVGGKVIHDHHPYGNLTIAEVLKYSSNIGAAKVGKSLERERLYRYLTDFGFGNLSGLDLPGEVEGVLRKPSRWFEVDLAAISFGQGMTVTPIQLASATAAIANGGSLMAPYVVERVVDSFGETAESRKPRKVRQVVSPEVAHRMREMMAMTTEEGGTGTLAAVPGFRVAGKTGTAQKVDPVTGGYSVDKRISSFVGFVPAEDPRLVVLVIMDEPSGKTYGGLVAAPVFSRIADQALRYLRVAPTEPGTLNPLPLYVEKKTASSPKAVVAFQGQEPEQHEGAPRMPDCVGMSSRQVLQTMGRTGLNIKLKGNGRVVEQSPPAGRPIKFGAEVWVRLAPPA
- the ftsL gene encoding cell division protein FtsL yields the protein MSDTILRPIPKINGFSLQRPRLWFLFTFIALLLAVSLFFVWSRIQVVNLAYDISSLEGRMRGMQQETQRLRLEAASLRSLARIERFAVSELGLRLPAPDQVVIVD
- the mraZ gene encoding division/cell wall cluster transcriptional repressor MraZ translates to MNFQGEYNNSIDPKGRASIPAKFRDVLSTSFGDERLVVTKNLENGLTAYPLSSWNEIVERVHQSAPSPEKNAVIRLMIAPAAECTFDKQGRIQIPHALRTSAALEKEIVVVGLFEKIEIYSQLKYAEVTRKSEELLQTASQAVSELGF
- the rsmH gene encoding 16S rRNA (cytosine(1402)-N(4))-methyltransferase RsmH, whose translation is MEKAEFIHRSVMPAEVMAFLAPIPGGLYLDGTVGAGGHARLILEVAAPDGLLIGLDRDPEALAKAAEVLTPFGSRAVLRHGNFSEAAEILAELGVDGLDGMLLDLGVSSYQLDAPERGFSFRVDAPLDMRMDPTTGMTAAEVLKDAGAEELARIFREYGEERYARRIARRIVDTRREHPLETTRQLADFVRETVPGGMIPSRIHPATRVFQALRIHVNGELEHVSRGVSRAIDLLKPEGRLVVISFHSLEDRIVKRIFQDEAAGCICPPRLPVCVCNKAPRVELLTRRVVRATEEEVEANPRARSAVLRAVRRCP